From the genome of Fervidobacterium sp.:
GCAAAAGAAGCAGTTGAGCAGATAAAAGAAAGAAGGTATTATGAAGGCTTTGCAGGTAGGAAATGCTATTTGATAGGAGTGAATATAGACAGTAGTAAGAGGAACATATCGGAATGGGAATATGAGGTGGTAGTTTAAAGTAATGAACAGACAAGTTTTACCCTATTTTAAGCTTCTCTGGAGAAGGAATACGATAATGTAAATTTTAGGATAGAACAGGTGAAGTGTTCCACAGAAAGCTTGTGCGAACAAGCGATGCGGAAAACCATATAACTGTTATGTTGCCATATTCGTAAACGCTTAAAACTCAAGAAACAAAGGAAAAGACTTCAATCTTAAAAATTAAACGATTAGGAAGTAATTGTATTTGCAAGATATATTATTGGCTAACGGATTTGATACGTGTTTTTGTCGTTGATTTGTTCATTTTAGCCATTTCTGTATAAACTCAAAAACAGTTACTCGATCTTTTCTTAATTTTCTTTACAGTTGGGTACCAAGTCGGAAAAGTCTCTGTATTTTTGTCTTTTAGAAAATTTCCTTTCCTATGTCTGCAAACTTTGCTTATTATATTGCAGTTAGTACTTGTTAGATCTTTTATACTTTTTTACAACGTTTTCTTGGACTTGTAGTATTATAAAGCTTTTTTGCACAAACCACTTTTACAAATTCTTTAGCCCTTCACGTAGTTTTGTGTTTCAACTTTGCGCTTTTGATAGTTAAAAAACTCAAAGATGTTACAAAATTGCCGAGGTATTTTCTTTGTGTTGTGTTCAAGTTTTAATTTGACCGCTTTGTATCTATCTTTTTGAACATTGCATGTAATAAACACAAATTCTACATTGTTTTTCCTCTTATTGTCTACTTTCTCTTTAAAACCCGAGATTCCCAATTTTTCTTTCAGTTTTTTTAGTTTCTCTTCACTGAGATTAAGTTTGTTTTCAATTTTCTATAGTTTGATAAGAAGTTTGTCTAATTTCTCTTGCTTTTGAAATTTCTTAGCTCTTTATAGTAATCTAAAATATTAAAAACTGTTTGCTATTTTTATCATTGCTACAAACCCCGAGGAAAAAACGAATATTCATCAAAATTACCGTAAACAGAATACTTTCTGTTTTGCAAGTAATGAATTTAGAACGGAAATTCTCCGATATTTATACTTGCACAAATGGTGCTTCTATTGATTGAAGGAATGTTCCAGTAGATTTTGTTAATAAAACAAAAGTCTCACATTTCTATGAATTAATGCTAGGTTACTATCCAAAACTTAACGCATATTCGAGAAAATTTTGCAGTTTTTTATGAATAAATATTGCATGGTATTTATTTTATTTCATATACTGTAATATCTCCATGTCTTTACCTATGATAATCGTACTACCAGGAATTATTTCCTTGTAGCTTTCCAAAATTTTCCAGAGTTTGTAAAACTTTTCATCTTTTTCGTAAGCTTCTGCATAAATTTTTGTCGCACTTGCATCCCCCGTACCTTTTATGTATTCTGCTCTGCTAAGTGCCTCTGCTTTTATAATAGCAGCCTTTTTATCTGCCTCTGACTTTATTCTTTGTGCTTCTTTTTCACCTTCTGCCCTTATGAGTGCAGCTATGCTCTGTCTTTCAGATTTCATTCTTTCAAAAACGGCATTCCTATTTTCAAGTGGAAGATCTGTTCGTTTGACCCTTACATCCATTATCTCTATACCAAATTCTTTCACGTTGTTTATAGAGAACTCGAGTACCTCCTTAAGGAAAGCCCTTTCTTGTGTAACAATTGTATCCATATCCAACTTTGCGAGAGTGTTTCTCAAACCAGAATAAACTATGTCATCAAGTCGTGACAATGCAAGATTTTCAGTTCTCATGCTTTCAAGAAATAACTTTGGATTAGAAATTTTCCATATTATGAACGAATCAACCACAAGGGTCTTTTTATCCTTAGTTATCACTCGTTCCGGAGGATTATCGTATATGGAATACCTTTTATCAAACTTTACTACGTTGTCTACAAAAGGTGTTTTGAAGTTCAAACCTGGTTTGTCTATTACCTGTTTTATTTCCCCAAATCTAAGTATTACAGCATACTGTGTTTCATCAACAATTACAACAGATAGGGAAATGAATATTATAAGTAGGACACTTAAAACTATCACGCTTATTACTACTAATTTTCTCGTCATTTTTCATCACCACCGAGTAATTTGTCCAAAGAAAGTAGGTTAATTTTCTGCGAATCATCGAGCATGATAATCTTTTTTGTCTTTGCAAGAACTTCTTGTAAAGTAGCAAGTTTTAGTCGTGTTTCTGTTACACGTGGAGATTTTTGGTATTCCTCAAGAAGTGCTAAATATCTCTGAGTTTCTCCTTTGGCTTTTAACACTTGTTGCTGCGCGTATGACTCAGCTTCTAAGATTATTTTCAAAGCCTCTCCTTCTATTTTTGGTATAAGGTCGTTTGCATATTTATTAGCTTCATTTATGTAACGTTCTTTGTCTTGTTTTGCATTGTTTACGTCATCAAAAGCAGATACAACTTCTGCTGGAGGCACTACTTCTTGAAGTAAGACATTGACTATTTTTATTCCGGCTTGGTATTTATCAAGCAAGTCTTGGACAATCAATAAGACCTCATCTGCAACTTTTTCACGTTCTTGGGTGAGGATTTCAT
Proteins encoded in this window:
- a CDS encoding protease modulator HflC, encoding MTRKLVVISVIVLSVLLIIFISLSVVIVDETQYAVILRFGEIKQVIDKPGLNFKTPFVDNVVKFDKRYSIYDNPPERVITKDKKTLVVDSFIIWKISNPKLFLESMRTENLALSRLDDIVYSGLRNTLAKLDMDTIVTQERAFLKEVLEFSINNVKEFGIEIMDVRVKRTDLPLENRNAVFERMKSERQSIAALIRAEGEKEAQRIKSEADKKAAIIKAEALSRAEYIKGTGDASATKIYAEAYEKDEKFYKLWKILESYKEIIPGSTIIIGKDMEILQYMK
- a CDS encoding PD-(D/E)XK nuclease domain-containing protein; this translates as ISGILMGSGIYHEIEVEVAGGIIDILIENNGVVYIIELKVDRSAKEAVEQIKERRYYEGFAGRKCYLIGVNIDSSKRNISEWEYEVVV
- the hflK gene encoding FtsH protease activity modulator HflK; translated protein: MKKGVILFSIIVILLLIYLGTGIFQVNPSEVALIKTFGKFTSTVGPGIHMHAPVPFQTHVIVDVQSIRKEEIGFKTVDDRKYEAKELEALMLTGDGNIVSVEAVVSYKVSDPVKFAFRIKDPSNLVKFVTESALRDRISKRTVDEILTQEREKVADEVLLIVQDLLDKYQAGIKIVNVLLQEVVPPAEVVSAFDDVNNAKQDKERYINEANKYANDLIPKIEGEALKIILEAESYAQQQVLKAKGETQRYLALLEEYQKSPRVTETRLKLATLQEVLAKTKKIIMLDDSQKINLLSLDKLLGGDEK